DNA sequence from the Acidobacteriota bacterium genome:
TGTCGGAGGAGTCGCGCCTCGGGCGCGAAGCGATCGAAACCGCGTACGCCCTGAAGCAGATCATCAGCGCCGGCGTGCGCGTGTTCTTCTACCTCGAAGACCGGGAACGCACGCTCGACACGCCCACCGACAAGATTATGTTGAGCCTCACCGCGTTCGCAGACGAGCTCGAGCGCGAGAAGGCGCGACAGCGGACCTACGACGCGATGGCACGGAAGGCTCAGGCGGGCCACGTCACGGGCGGTCGGGTGTTCGGTTACGACAACGTCCCGGTGATGCTGCCAGGGGCGGACGGGCAATCGTGCAAATCGCACGTCGAGCGCCGCGTCAACGAGGCGGAGGCGGGCATCATCCGCCGGATCTTCGAGCTCGCCGCGGCCGGCTACGGGAAGAAGCGGATCGCGAAGACTCTCAACGACGAAGGGGCGCCGTGCCCGCGCGCCCAACAGGGCCGGCCCACCTCCTGGTCGCCGTCGTCGGTGTTCGAAGCCCTGGCCCGTCCGCTCTACCGCGGCGAGATTGTCTGGAACGCGACGAAGAAGCGGGACCAGTGGGGCCGTCGGCACCAGGCGCCGCGACCAGAGGCCGAGTGGATGCGACTGCCGGCGGAACACCTGCGGATCATCGACGCCGCCCTGTGGCGTGCCGCACAGGGCCGTCTGACCGAGTCCCGAGACGCGTATCTCTCGAACACCGGCGGAAGCGCCTGGGGCCGGCCGGTAGGCCGCAAGCCGAAATACCTGCTGAGCGGGTTCGGCACGTGCTCCGCGTGCGGCGGTTCACTCTACGTCCGCAGTCGCCCTGACGGACCGCATCGGGCCTTCTCCTACGGCTGTTCGAGCTATCACCTGCGCGGTCGGACGGTCTGCGAGAACTGCTTCGAGATGCCGATGGAACTCGCCAACCGGACGGTGCTCGGCACGCTCCGCAACGAGCTGCTGCAGCCGGCCATCGCCCGGGCGGCCGTCGAGCGGGCACTCGCCTATCTGCGACCGTCAAGCGAGAACGGGAACCTTGACAACCTCCGGTCAGACCTGGCCGGGCTCGACGGTGAGCTTGGACGGCTGAGCGGGGCGATCGCAGCTGGCGGGGAATTGCCGACGTTGCTGTCAGCCATCCAGGAGCGCGAGCGACGGCGGGCGGCCGTGGCTACACGGCTGCACTTAGCGGAAGCCTGGTCGAAGACCACCAGCCTGGACGCCAAGCGCCTCGAGCGCGAGCTACTGAGCGAGCTGGCCGACTGGCGGGGCCTGTTGGCGGACGATGCGGAAGCGGCCCGCCCGGTGCTCCAGCAGCTCCTGGTCGGGCGCTTAGCATTTACCCCGCTCGAAGCCGGGCTCCATGCGCCCGTAGAGTTTCGGGGAAAGGCGTCGATCGGCGGGTTATTGGCCGGCGTGGTTGGGGTGCAAAAAGGGACGTGTCCCGGTGGGGACGCCACAAGATGACAAGACCGTCCAGTAGCCCCTCGGCCTTGGCTGGGGCCTCCCATGCTTCGCTAGTTCGCGTGTGGCGGGAGACTGGAGGGAGCTTTACAGAACCTTCGTCCGTGTCGGCGTTGTGGGTTCCTTCCACTCGCCGCCCAGCCGATCCAGGTCCTGCACGTCGATCTGTGTCGCTTGTGAAACACGGAATCGTCCTGCGCGTCGGCCGCGGGTGTCATCTATCGAGTATGATGCGAGTACTCATTTTTCCCCAGAAAGGTAGCCATGTCATGAGGCAGTCGTTTGCAATGCTCTCGGCTGCTGTGCTCGTGTTGGCGATGACGGCGTGTGGAGGCGGCGGCGGTGGTGGTGGTGGGACGCCCCCAACAACGCCTTCGGTTGTGGTCACATCCGTCACAATTAGTGGATCGACGGACATGCTGAAGGTGAGGGAATCGGTCACCTTTACCGCGACGGCAACTCATTCCGACGGCTCCAACGCGGCCGTCACTCAGTGGTCGACGGACGCGGTCAGCGTGATGACCGTGGACGCGGTA
Encoded proteins:
- a CDS encoding recombinase family protein, whose translation is MIGAIYARKSTEQAGVADEQKSVTRQVERARAYAHRKGWTVADACVFVDDGISGAEFAGRPGFLRLMNALKPRSPFQILIMSEESRLGREAIETAYALKQIISAGVRVFFYLEDRERTLDTPTDKIMLSLTAFADELEREKARQRTYDAMARKAQAGHVTGGRVFGYDNVPVMLPGADGQSCKSHVERRVNEAEAGIIRRIFELAAAGYGKKRIAKTLNDEGAPCPRAQQGRPTSWSPSSVFEALARPLYRGEIVWNATKKRDQWGRRHQAPRPEAEWMRLPAEHLRIIDAALWRAAQGRLTESRDAYLSNTGGSAWGRPVGRKPKYLLSGFGTCSACGGSLYVRSRPDGPHRAFSYGCSSYHLRGRTVCENCFEMPMELANRTVLGTLRNELLQPAIARAAVERALAYLRPSSENGNLDNLRSDLAGLDGELGRLSGAIAAGGELPTLLSAIQERERRRAAVATRLHLAEAWSKTTSLDAKRLERELLSELADWRGLLADDAEAARPVLQQLLVGRLAFTPLEAGLHAPVEFRGKASIGGLLAGVVGVQKGTCPGGDATR